The following proteins come from a genomic window of Sorex araneus isolate mSorAra2 chromosome 1, mSorAra2.pri, whole genome shotgun sequence:
- the RPA3 gene encoding replication protein A 14 kDa subunit: MEIMELPRSRINASMLAQYIDRPVCFVGRLEKIHPTGKMFILSDGEGKNGTIELMEPLDEEISGIVEVIGKVTPKATIMCTSYFQFKEDNHPFDLGLYNEAVKITHEFPQFFPLGVEQSD; this comes from the exons ATGGAAATTATGGAATTGCCTAGGTCGCGCATCAACGCCAGCATGCTAGCTCAGTACATCGACCGGCCGGTCTGCTTCGTGGGGAGGCTGGAAAAG atTCATCCCACTGGAAAAATGTTCATTCTTTcagatggagaaggaaaaaatggaaccATTGAGTTGATGGAACCT CTTGATGAAGAAATCTCTGGAATCGTGGAAGTAATTGGAAAAGTAACACCCAAGGCAACCATTATGTGTACATCTTATTTCCAGTTTAAAGAAGATAACCATCCTTTTG ATCTTGGACTTTACAACGAAGCAGTGAAAATTACCCATGAGTTCCCTCAGTTTTTTCCTTTGGGAGTTGAACAGTCTGATTGA